Proteins from a genomic interval of Nostoc sp. TCL240-02:
- a CDS encoding response regulator has translation MFNRLKIGTKIGVSFALSLATLTTIGLISYQSTNDLIETSRKETHTYQVLSQLEDLNLQLTNAETGQRGYIITGEQRYLEPYNAAIELLNQKVKELQRLTADNPNQQNRLDTLQPLLTERMAVMKDVIELRQSQGLEASQKAILTDQGKQLMDQIQKVIQAMKTEENALLKQRSERARAAARQTIASIIYSIPLFSSILGLIGFALTRHISAPLKQVSGLAEKMADGDLSVSLPDSDRYDEIGVLTRTFNQMIVNLRNTTQKNEEQNWLKSNLAEFTQMLQGQRNLENASSLILSNLAPLVGASQGVFYAMTSINDQPVLKLLSSYAYKERKNLANQFRLGEGLVGQCALEKQRILLTEVPSDYIRISSGLGEAPPLNIIVLPIVFETQVSAVIELASFESFSHLHLTFLEQLSENLGVFLNNIASQLQTQQLLEESVALTEELQTQQEELQQSNQRLEEQAHELEESQFLVKQSNEELQQLNEELEEKAELLEVQNREVAHKNQEVERARKSLEEKAEQLTLSSKYKSEFLANMSHELRTPLNSLLILARLLADNSLNNLTDKQVEYSRTIYSAGTDLLELINDILDLAKIESGTMSLDIEQIAFADLETSLEQTFRQVAHNKELSFTIELDSKLPSTIYNDSKRLQQVLKNLLANAFKFTEQGGVKLEISMSSDAAEIENPMIAFSVSDTGIGIAAEKQKIIFEAFQQADGTTSRKYGGTGLGLSISRELAQLLGGRIELVSEPGQGSTFTLYLPRRQEKNNQNTFTPPQPITIRQASTRKEVPLVENRPTNVDTSSTAKVLTTSAHEIPDDREIIQPGDRTLLIIEDDDKFARILLDMAREQGFKAIVALQSKQGLALAQQFKPDAIMLDIYMPEMDGWTVLDRLKHKPDTRHIPVHILSVDERQQRGLQLGAITYLQKPVSPEALTQVLTDIKGFIERQVRNLLIVEDDPVQAQSIIELIGNGDVHSTAVGTGAEALLILRSQHFDCMVLDLGLPDMSGFALIEQIKQETRLLKLPIIVYTGKELSRQEETQLRGLAETIIIKNVRSPERLLDETALFLHRVQANLPPPKRQMLEQLHQNDPVLANRKILIVDDDLRNIFALTSFLESYQMQVLFAENGRDGIERLQTNPDINIVLMDIMMPEMDGYETTRAIRQQQQFRSLPIIALTAKAMPGDREKCIEAGASDYITKPVDTEQLLSLLRVWLYR, from the coding sequence ATGTTTAACCGTTTGAAGATTGGAACCAAGATTGGAGTAAGTTTTGCCTTGAGTTTGGCAACTCTGACCACCATTGGTCTGATCTCCTACCAAAGCACCAACGATCTAATTGAAACTTCGCGTAAAGAAACCCATACCTACCAGGTATTAAGTCAGCTTGAAGACCTCAATCTGCAACTGACAAATGCTGAAACTGGGCAACGCGGTTACATTATTACGGGCGAACAGCGCTACTTAGAACCTTATAACGCTGCTATTGAATTACTGAATCAAAAAGTCAAGGAACTTCAAAGGTTAACAGCAGATAACCCCAACCAACAAAATCGACTTGATACTTTGCAGCCACTACTAACTGAAAGAATGGCTGTAATGAAAGATGTCATTGAGCTACGGCAAAGCCAGGGTTTAGAAGCTTCCCAGAAAGCTATCTTGACAGACCAGGGTAAGCAGCTGATGGATCAAATTCAGAAAGTTATCCAGGCGATGAAAACTGAGGAGAATGCACTGCTCAAACAGCGCTCTGAGAGAGCACGAGCAGCTGCCCGGCAAACGATCGCCAGTATTATTTATAGTATTCCTTTATTTTCTTCAATCTTAGGTTTAATCGGATTTGCCTTAACCAGACATATCTCAGCACCTCTAAAGCAAGTTTCTGGTTTGGCAGAAAAAATGGCCGATGGGGATTTATCGGTGAGTTTACCAGATAGCGATCGCTACGATGAAATTGGCGTGTTGACACGCACCTTCAACCAGATGATCGTTAATCTGCGAAATACAACTCAAAAAAATGAAGAGCAAAACTGGTTAAAATCTAACTTAGCTGAATTTACCCAGATGCTCCAAGGGCAGCGAAATCTGGAAAATGCGTCTAGCTTGATATTGTCGAATTTAGCGCCATTGGTTGGGGCATCACAGGGTGTTTTTTATGCAATGACCTCTATAAACGACCAGCCAGTACTGAAGTTGTTGAGTAGTTATGCTTACAAAGAACGAAAAAACTTAGCAAATCAGTTTCGCTTGGGCGAAGGATTGGTAGGACAATGCGCTCTAGAAAAACAAAGAATCCTCCTCACAGAAGTTCCTAGTGACTATATCCGCATCAGTTCCGGCTTGGGAGAAGCACCACCACTAAATATTATTGTTTTGCCTATAGTCTTTGAGACGCAGGTGAGTGCCGTAATTGAACTTGCCTCTTTTGAGTCTTTCAGCCATCTGCATCTGACATTTTTAGAGCAATTGAGTGAAAATCTGGGTGTATTTTTAAATAACATCGCTTCACAATTGCAAACCCAGCAACTACTTGAAGAGTCTGTTGCTTTAACAGAAGAATTGCAAACCCAGCAAGAAGAACTACAGCAGAGCAATCAACGTCTAGAAGAACAGGCACACGAGTTAGAGGAATCACAATTTCTTGTCAAGCAGTCTAACGAAGAATTACAACAACTAAATGAGGAGTTAGAAGAAAAGGCAGAACTTTTAGAAGTTCAAAATCGGGAAGTCGCTCACAAGAATCAGGAAGTTGAGCGGGCGAGGAAGTCTTTGGAAGAAAAAGCTGAACAACTGACTTTGTCTTCCAAATATAAGTCGGAATTTCTGGCGAATATGTCCCACGAATTACGGACTCCCTTAAATAGCTTGTTAATTTTAGCCAGACTGTTAGCAGATAATTCTCTTAACAACTTGACCGATAAACAGGTAGAGTACAGCCGGACTATTTACTCGGCTGGCACTGATTTGCTGGAATTGATCAATGACATTCTAGATTTAGCCAAAATTGAGTCGGGTACTATGTCGCTCGATATTGAGCAAATTGCTTTTGCAGATTTGGAGACATCTCTAGAGCAGACTTTCCGGCAAGTAGCGCACAATAAAGAACTCAGTTTTACTATTGAACTGGATAGTAAGTTACCCTCGACCATTTATAACGATTCCAAACGTCTGCAACAAGTGCTAAAAAATCTTTTAGCTAACGCCTTTAAGTTTACTGAACAAGGAGGCGTGAAGTTAGAAATTAGTATGTCTTCTGACGCAGCCGAAATTGAGAATCCGATGATTGCTTTTTCAGTTAGCGATACGGGTATAGGCATTGCAGCCGAGAAGCAGAAGATTATTTTCGAGGCATTTCAGCAGGCAGATGGCACAACCAGCCGTAAGTACGGCGGCACTGGCTTGGGTTTGTCCATCAGCCGCGAATTGGCTCAACTGTTGGGAGGGAGAATTGAATTAGTCAGCGAACCAGGGCAGGGAAGCACCTTTACTCTCTACCTACCCAGACGACAGGAAAAGAATAATCAAAATACTTTTACACCTCCTCAACCAATCACTATCCGCCAAGCATCGACTAGAAAAGAAGTGCCTTTGGTAGAAAACAGACCCACAAATGTGGACACCTCTTCAACAGCGAAAGTACTTACCACCTCTGCCCACGAAATTCCAGATGACCGGGAAATAATTCAACCGGGCGATCGCACTTTGCTAATTATCGAGGATGATGATAAATTCGCCCGCATCTTACTAGATATGGCTCGTGAGCAAGGCTTTAAGGCCATAGTTGCCTTACAGAGCAAACAAGGTCTAGCACTCGCGCAACAGTTTAAACCCGATGCGATTATGCTAGATATTTATATGCCAGAAATGGATGGTTGGACGGTGCTGGATCGTCTAAAGCATAAACCAGATACTAGGCATATACCAGTACATATACTTTCCGTAGATGAAAGACAGCAACGGGGATTACAGCTAGGAGCAATTACTTACCTACAAAAACCTGTTTCTCCAGAAGCGCTAACTCAGGTATTGACTGATATTAAAGGTTTTATTGAGCGTCAGGTAAGAAATCTCCTCATCGTAGAAGACGATCCTGTACAAGCCCAAAGTATTATCGAATTGATTGGTAATGGTGATGTCCACAGTACAGCAGTGGGTACGGGAGCAGAAGCGCTGTTGATTTTGCGATCGCAGCACTTTGACTGTATGGTACTGGATCTTGGTCTGCCCGATATGAGCGGGTTTGCACTAATCGAGCAAATCAAGCAAGAAACCAGGCTGTTGAAACTGCCAATTATCGTTTATACCGGCAAAGAACTCAGCCGCCAAGAAGAAACCCAACTGCGGGGATTAGCAGAGACAATTATCATTAAAAATGTGCGATCGCCAGAGCGGTTATTAGACGAAACTGCCCTGTTTTTGCATCGAGTGCAAGCAAATTTGCCCCCACCAAAGCGTCAAATGCTAGAGCAACTACATCAAAATGACCCGGTGCTAGCTAATCGGAAAATTTTGATTGTAGATGATGACCTGCGGAATATTTTTGCCCTGACAAGCTTTTTAGAAAGCTATCAAATGCAAGTGCTGTTTGCCGAAAATGGCAGAGATGGCATAGAGAGACTGCAAACTAATCCCGACATCAATATAGTATTGATGGATATTATGATGCCAGAAATGGATGGTTATGAAACCACCCGTGCCATCCGGCAGCAACAACAGTTTCGCTCATTACCAATAATTGCTTTAACTGCTAAAGCTATGCCAGGCGATCGCGAAAAGTGCATCGAAGCTGGAGCCTCTGACTACATTACCAAACCTGTAGATACTGAGCAACTACTTTCACTACTCCGAGTTTGGTTGTATCGGTAA
- a CDS encoding ribose-phosphate pyrophosphokinase, giving the protein MNSNRGSAVLSSATFKVQASSTGMTDNHRLRLFSGSANLQLSQEVARYLGMDLGPMIRKRFADGELYVQIQESIRGCDVYLIQPCCQPVNDHLMELLIMVDACRRASARQVTAVIPYYGYARADRKTAGRESITAKLVANLITEAGANRVLAMDLHSAQIQGYFDIPFDHVYGSPVLLDYLASKQLPDLVVVSPDVGGVARARAFAKKLNDAPLAIIDKRRQAHNVAEVLNVIGDVKGKTAVLVDDMIDTGGTIAEGARLLREEGARQVYACATHAVFSPPAMERLSSGLFEEVIVTNTIPIPENNRFPQLVVLSVANLLGETIWRIHEDTSVSSMFR; this is encoded by the coding sequence ATGAATTCAAATAGAGGATCTGCTGTTCTTAGTTCTGCAACTTTCAAAGTGCAAGCATCTTCAACAGGAATGACTGATAATCATCGCTTGCGGCTGTTTTCGGGCTCTGCCAATTTACAACTGTCTCAAGAAGTCGCTCGTTATCTGGGGATGGACTTGGGGCCAATGATTCGCAAAAGATTTGCGGATGGAGAACTTTACGTTCAAATCCAAGAATCAATTCGGGGTTGTGATGTCTATTTAATTCAGCCATGCTGTCAACCCGTGAACGATCATTTGATGGAATTATTGATTATGGTTGATGCCTGTCGTCGAGCTTCGGCGCGACAGGTGACGGCAGTAATTCCTTATTATGGCTACGCTCGTGCCGATCGCAAAACGGCAGGAAGAGAGTCAATCACTGCCAAGCTGGTTGCTAACTTGATTACCGAAGCAGGTGCCAACCGCGTTCTAGCAATGGATTTACACTCGGCGCAAATTCAAGGCTATTTCGATATTCCCTTTGACCATGTTTACGGTTCTCCAGTATTGCTGGATTATTTAGCAAGCAAGCAATTGCCCGACCTTGTAGTTGTTTCCCCCGATGTTGGCGGTGTAGCACGAGCCAGAGCATTTGCCAAAAAACTGAATGATGCTCCCCTGGCGATTATTGACAAACGTCGTCAGGCACATAATGTTGCAGAAGTGTTAAATGTCATCGGCGATGTTAAAGGCAAAACGGCAGTGTTGGTGGATGACATGATCGACACTGGCGGCACGATCGCAGAAGGGGCGCGATTACTGCGTGAAGAAGGAGCGCGTCAGGTATACGCCTGTGCAACTCATGCAGTATTTTCCCCACCAGCGATGGAGCGATTATCCAGTGGTTTGTTTGAGGAAGTCATTGTCACCAATACGATCCCCATACCAGAAAACAATCGTTTTCCTCAACTAGTAGTGTTGTCAGTAGCTAATCTCTTAGGAGAAACTATCTGGCGGATTCATGAAGATACTTCAGTTAGTAGTATGTTCCGCTAA
- a CDS encoding serine/threonine-protein kinase: MQPPITVGTVLQNRYRIIQILGQGGFGRTYLAEDQRRFNELCAIKELISTATEAVAWEKAKELFHREAAILYQIEHPQVPKFRERFEQDQRLFLVEDYVAGQTYRAMLAERQAIGKTFTEAEVLQLIQSLLPVLEHIHSRGIIHRDISPENIILRDSDAKPVLIDFGVVKELATRLRSPESAMPETTVGKLGYSPSEQMQTGGAYPSSDLYALAVSAIVLLTGKEPRDLFDENQLTWNWQRWVKVSPRFAQVLNRMLNHIPSDRYQSAASVSQALQPLEQVSLPPLNASNLQTMAVSRRPDSAPPPALPKKQPDPLIPPSSTSSVLDNPLAIAAIAITVVFVAGFGSWALVSSIRSQSKPSPTETLPQNFPSPVISGGTTFTATPTPTTEQPISRRLNLGANNTATVTDTLKTNQIIRYTFFGQKGDKLTALIDPTSSVLLTVLSPNEQPLAQNIQPITAYEGILLVTGRYTIELTLASGVAESNYNLNVSLEKSVKPIPTETPIPIPTETPLPIPTETPFPIPTETPIPIPTETPLPIPTETPFPIPTEIPIPPPTTGETPTLPPVNETQPFSGQRN; the protein is encoded by the coding sequence ATGCAACCACCCATTACAGTTGGCACTGTCTTGCAAAACCGTTATCGCATAATTCAAATTCTCGGACAAGGAGGATTTGGTAGAACCTATCTGGCAGAAGATCAGAGGCGATTTAACGAACTTTGTGCGATCAAGGAATTGATTTCAACAGCAACGGAGGCTGTGGCTTGGGAAAAGGCAAAGGAGCTTTTTCACCGAGAGGCTGCCATTTTATATCAAATTGAACACCCACAAGTCCCCAAATTTCGGGAAAGATTTGAGCAAGACCAACGCTTATTTTTGGTGGAGGACTATGTTGCAGGTCAAACCTACCGAGCGATGCTGGCTGAACGTCAAGCTATTGGTAAAACCTTCACAGAGGCTGAGGTCTTGCAGCTAATACAGTCGTTGTTGCCTGTTTTAGAGCATATTCACAGTCGAGGGATCATTCACCGAGATATCTCGCCAGAAAACATTATTTTGCGAGATAGTGACGCTAAACCTGTGTTAATTGACTTTGGGGTGGTAAAGGAACTAGCAACACGTTTGCGATCGCCAGAGAGCGCCATGCCCGAAACCACTGTGGGAAAATTAGGCTACTCTCCGAGTGAACAAATGCAAACAGGGGGAGCTTACCCTAGCAGTGACTTGTATGCTTTAGCGGTAAGCGCGATTGTTTTGCTGACTGGTAAGGAACCGAGGGATTTATTTGATGAAAACCAACTAACTTGGAATTGGCAGCGATGGGTAAAGGTGAGTCCGCGATTTGCTCAAGTTTTGAATCGAATGTTGAATCATATACCGAGCGATCGCTATCAGAGTGCTGCTAGTGTATCTCAAGCACTACAACCTTTAGAACAAGTTAGTCTTCCTCCCCTGAATGCGTCTAATTTGCAGACAATGGCTGTTAGCCGCCGTCCTGACTCAGCACCACCACCAGCTTTGCCGAAGAAACAACCCGATCCTCTGATTCCACCAAGTTCCACTAGTTCAGTCTTGGATAATCCGTTAGCGATCGCGGCAATTGCCATTACTGTAGTTTTTGTCGCCGGATTTGGTTCTTGGGCATTGGTCAGTTCCATCCGCAGTCAGTCGAAACCATCACCAACTGAAACGCTTCCACAAAATTTCCCTTCACCAGTTATTTCTGGTGGTACTACCTTCACAGCAACACCCACACCTACCACTGAGCAACCTATTTCTAGGCGGCTCAATCTGGGAGCAAATAACACAGCCACAGTTACAGATACTCTCAAAACAAATCAAATCATCCGGTATACTTTTTTTGGGCAAAAAGGTGACAAGTTAACTGCGTTGATTGACCCAACAAGCAGCGTATTGCTCACAGTTTTAAGTCCCAATGAACAACCACTTGCTCAAAATATCCAGCCAATAACAGCTTATGAAGGCATATTGCTAGTTACTGGTAGATATACTATTGAGTTAACACTGGCTTCGGGAGTTGCCGAAAGCAATTACAATCTCAATGTTTCATTAGAAAAATCAGTCAAACCAATTCCCACAGAGACACCGATCCCCATTCCTACAGAGACACCCCTCCCAATTCCCACAGAAACACCCTTCCCAATTCCCACAGAGACACCGATCCCCATTCCTACAGAGACACCCCTCCCAATTCCTACAGAAACACCCTTCCCAATTCCCACAGAGATACCGATTCCACCTCCGACCACTGGTGAAACGCCAACCTTGCCGCCAGTTAATGAAACACAACCATTTTCTGGCCAAAGAAATTAA
- the bioD gene encoding dethiobiotin synthase, with translation MLNTLLITGTDTEAGKTVLTTALAAYWQKYYPQRSWGIMKPIQSGIGDREWYQKLFALEQSLEEITPLYFEAPLAPPIAAARENRQVDLALVWQALSKLRSQRDFVLVEALGGLGSPVTEELTVADLAGEWRLPTVLVVPVRLGAIAQAVANVALARQLRVNLKGIVLNCIQPRTDAEIADWTPQQLIQSLTNMPVLGCLPYLDNLTDLDKLAQVVSDLDWETLML, from the coding sequence ATGTTAAACACACTACTGATTACTGGAACTGATACCGAAGCTGGTAAAACTGTTTTAACAACAGCCTTAGCAGCCTATTGGCAAAAATATTACCCGCAGCGTAGCTGGGGAATCATGAAACCGATTCAATCGGGAATTGGCGATCGCGAGTGGTATCAAAAGCTATTTGCGCTAGAACAATCTTTAGAAGAAATTACACCGTTATACTTTGAAGCACCTTTAGCCCCTCCCATCGCCGCCGCACGAGAAAATCGCCAAGTCGATTTAGCTCTTGTGTGGCAAGCTTTGTCTAAGTTGCGATCGCAACGTGATTTTGTGCTTGTAGAAGCTTTAGGAGGTTTAGGTTCGCCTGTAACTGAGGAGTTAACAGTAGCTGATTTAGCCGGCGAATGGCGTTTACCAACAGTATTAGTAGTACCAGTTAGATTGGGTGCGATCGCTCAAGCAGTGGCAAACGTCGCATTAGCTAGGCAATTGCGCGTTAATCTCAAAGGCATTGTTTTGAACTGCATACAACCTCGAACTGATGCAGAAATAGCCGACTGGACACCACAGCAATTGATTCAATCACTCACTAACATGCCTGTTTTAGGCTGCTTACCCTATTTAGATAATCTGACTGATTTAGATAAACTTGCTCAAGTAGTGTCAGATTTAGATTGGGAAACATTGATGCTTTGA
- a CDS encoding undecaprenyl-diphosphate phosphatase: MMLSFVVASAVCGNGSEVNLDFANLSWIDVIILGIVQGITELLPISSTAHLRIVPTLLGLKDPGSAFSAAMQLASLTAVLVYFWQDLKKLTGETVRAISGQDYQSSSLQLMLGLLIGTFPIAVAGVLLKPILNACNSPMRGLVVIGVASIIMSGLLAIAEKRGGRDRTFDNLNLWDGIWVGVAQAFALIPGVSRSGSTLTAGLFLGMERETSARFSFLLGLPAVILAGAVELHTLTKAGLSTAGWLTLLVGLISASISAFAAIWGLLRYLEKHSTLIFVFYRFAMGLFLIVAVMAGWLQN, translated from the coding sequence ATGATGCTTTCTTTTGTGGTGGCGAGTGCAGTCTGTGGCAATGGTAGTGAAGTGAATCTAGACTTTGCTAACCTTAGCTGGATTGACGTGATTATTTTAGGCATCGTTCAGGGAATTACAGAATTACTACCAATTAGCAGTACTGCTCATTTGCGGATAGTACCAACTCTACTGGGACTGAAAGATCCGGGATCCGCTTTTTCAGCAGCAATGCAGTTAGCTAGCTTGACTGCTGTTTTAGTTTATTTTTGGCAGGACTTAAAAAAATTAACCGGAGAGACGGTTAGGGCAATTAGCGGACAAGACTATCAATCTAGTTCTTTGCAACTGATGTTGGGCTTATTGATTGGAACCTTTCCCATTGCTGTGGCTGGTGTGCTACTCAAACCAATTCTGAACGCTTGTAACTCACCGATGCGAGGGTTAGTAGTTATTGGTGTAGCTTCAATTATTATGTCAGGATTGCTAGCGATCGCCGAAAAACGCGGAGGACGCGATCGCACCTTTGACAACCTCAACCTCTGGGATGGCATTTGGGTAGGAGTTGCTCAAGCTTTTGCTTTGATCCCTGGCGTTTCTCGCTCTGGTTCCACCCTTACTGCTGGGTTATTTTTGGGCATGGAACGGGAGACATCAGCCCGATTTTCTTTTTTGTTGGGCTTACCAGCCGTGATTTTGGCAGGTGCTGTGGAACTCCATACTCTTACAAAAGCAGGACTGAGTACAGCCGGTTGGTTAACTTTGTTGGTAGGCTTAATCTCCGCTAGCATTTCCGCTTTTGCCGCAATTTGGGGACTTCTGCGCTACCTAGAAAAACACAGCACCTTGATTTTTGTTTTCTACCGTTTTGCGATGGGTTTATTTTTGATAGTTGCTGTGATGGCTGGTTGGTTGCAGAATTGA
- a CDS encoding M20 family metallopeptidase: MVSTFPNSSSVDLSRIRLAIRSLQPQLVEWRRRLHQQPELGFQEKLTAEFVSQKLQEWGIEHQTGIAHTGIVAIIKGNKQGAEKVLAIRADMDALPIQELNEVPYKSQHNGVMHACGHDGHTAIALGTAYYLQQHRQDFSGTVKIIFQPAEESPGGAKPMIEAGVLKNPDVDAIIGLHLWNNLPLGTVGVRAGALMAAVECFNCTILGKGGHGALPHQTVDSVVVAAQIVNALQTIVARNVNPIDSAVVTVGELHAGTKRNVIADTARMSATVRYFNPSLKGFFNQRVEQIIAGICKSHGASYDLEYWSLYPPVINDIKIAELVRTVAEEVVETPLGIVPECQTMAAEDMSFFLQEVPGCYFFLGSANPEKDLAYPHHHPRFDFDETALGMGVEIFVRCVEKFLN, encoded by the coding sequence ATGGTTTCTACCTTTCCCAATTCCTCTTCTGTTGATCTATCTCGCATCCGCCTGGCAATTCGCTCATTGCAACCGCAATTAGTAGAGTGGCGGCGGCGATTGCATCAACAACCAGAGTTGGGTTTTCAAGAAAAACTAACTGCTGAGTTTGTATCACAAAAGCTGCAAGAGTGGGGAATTGAACATCAAACTGGCATTGCTCACACTGGTATTGTTGCCATCATTAAAGGTAACAAACAAGGTGCAGAGAAAGTTTTAGCGATTCGGGCAGATATGGATGCTTTGCCAATTCAAGAACTTAACGAAGTGCCCTACAAATCGCAGCATAATGGAGTGATGCACGCTTGTGGACATGATGGACATACTGCGATCGCATTAGGTACAGCTTACTATCTCCAGCAGCATCGTCAAGACTTCTCCGGTACGGTGAAAATTATCTTTCAGCCAGCAGAAGAATCACCGGGAGGTGCAAAGCCGATGATTGAAGCTGGAGTTCTGAAAAATCCTGATGTTGACGCAATTATTGGTTTGCACTTGTGGAATAATTTACCCTTGGGAACAGTGGGTGTGCGGGCTGGGGCGTTGATGGCTGCTGTAGAGTGCTTTAACTGCACAATTTTGGGCAAAGGTGGACACGGCGCACTACCTCATCAAACTGTGGATTCTGTGGTAGTTGCTGCCCAAATTGTAAATGCTCTGCAAACTATTGTCGCTCGGAATGTGAATCCCATTGATTCAGCAGTGGTGACAGTAGGCGAACTTCATGCTGGAACCAAGCGGAATGTGATTGCTGATACAGCGAGAATGAGTGCTACTGTCAGGTATTTTAATCCTAGTTTGAAAGGCTTTTTTAACCAGCGTGTCGAGCAGATTATTGCTGGAATTTGTAAAAGTCATGGTGCGAGTTATGACTTAGAATATTGGTCACTTTATCCACCAGTAATTAATGATATTAAGATTGCAGAATTGGTGCGAACTGTAGCAGAAGAAGTGGTAGAAACGCCGTTGGGTATTGTGCCAGAATGCCAAACTATGGCTGCTGAAGATATGTCATTTTTCTTGCAAGAGGTTCCTGGTTGCTATTTCTTTTTAGGTTCTGCGAATCCAGAGAAAGATTTGGCGTATCCTCATCATCATCCCCGGTTTGATTTTGACGAAACCGCCTTGGGAATGGGTGTGGAAATATTTGTTAGATGCGTGGAGAAGTTTTTGAATTAA
- a CDS encoding PIN domain-containing protein, with translation MAQNSHQKAANLIKINAFLKRINLYGIDKETTEIYGDFKSEIIKQFGPKEKNKRKTTKLNTIGISENDLWIAATVLRHSLTLVSSDSDFERMRQVRKISWESWV, from the coding sequence ATGGCACAAAACTCACATCAAAAAGCTGCTAATTTAATAAAAATTAATGCATTTCTCAAACGAATTAACCTATACGGGATCGACAAAGAAACAACAGAAATCTACGGTGATTTTAAATCAGAAATTATCAAACAATTCGGCCCAAAAGAAAAAAATAAACGTAAAACAACCAAACTAAATACCATAGGCATTAGTGAAAATGACCTCTGGATAGCTGCTACAGTTTTACGTCATTCATTGACTCTTGTTTCATCTGATAGCGACTTTGAGCGAATGCGACAAGTAAGAAAAATTTCTTGGGAAAGTTGGGTGTAA
- a CDS encoding DUF2281 domain-containing protein, which translates to MTTKEQINQELEKLPEPLLQEILDFVQFLQVKHEKNSISSDTQPDQTLITEHTLTGFTAEDLLEFVGSWEGSDIRECLQLVHDSRIPLEF; encoded by the coding sequence ATGACTACTAAGGAACAAATTAATCAAGAACTAGAAAAATTACCTGAACCCTTATTACAGGAAATTTTAGACTTTGTACAATTTTTGCAAGTCAAACATGAAAAAAATAGTATATCTTCAGATACCCAACCTGATCAAACGCTTATAACAGAGCATACCTTAACAGGTTTTACTGCTGAAGATTTATTAGAATTTGTCGGTAGTTGGGAAGGTTCAGATATCAGAGAATGCCTGCAACTAGTTCATGACAGTCGCATACCTCTAGAATTTTAA